The DNA region AAATTTTAGATTTTACATCTTTAAATGATGCTTATAAAGAAGGTTAAGTAAAAAGGTTTAAGATTATGGATATGCAAAAAATATTAGCAGAGCTTAAGCGTGGTTGTGCAGAAATTATTGATGAAGAAAGAATAGAAGTTTTAATTAAAAATTATTATGAAAAGGGCGAGAATTTTTTTGTAAAAGCAGGTTTTGATCCAACGGCTCCGGATTTGCATTTAGGCCATAGTGTGGTTTTAACTAAGATGGCTTTTTTGCAAAAACATGGGGCTATTGTACAGTTTTTAATTGGTGATTTTACAGGGCAAATTGGGGATCCAAGTGGGAAAAATGTTACACGAAAAAAACTTGATAAAGAACAGGTTTTAATCAATGCAAGAACTTATGAGACTCAAGTTTTTAAGATTTTAGATAGAGAAAAAACACAAATTAAATTTAATTCTTCATGGCTTAATGAACTAGGATCAGCGGGTATAGTTGAGCTTACTTCAACTTTTAGTGTGGCTAGAATGCTTGAACGTGATGATTTTACAAAAAGATTTAAAGAACAAAGTCCTATTTCAATTTGTGAGTTTTTATATCCTTTGCTTCAAGGTTATGATAGCGTGGTATTAAAAAGCGATATTGAAATGGGTGGAACAGACCAAAAATTTAATCTTTTAATGGGAAGACAACTTCAAAGAGTTTATAATACATCTAAAGAACAAGCTGTTATTATGATGCCTTTGCTTGAAGGTTTAGATGGTGTTAATAAAATGAGTAAAAGTTTAAATAATTATATTGGTGTTACAGAAAAAGCTAATGATATGTATGCTAAAATTTTAAGCATTAGTGATACATTAATGTTTAGATATTATGAACTTTTAAGTCAAAAAAGTTTAGAAGAAATTGCACAAATGCAAGAAGATATCAAGCAAGGCAGTTTACACCCTAAAAAAGCTAAAGAGGATTTAGCTTTAGAGATTACACAACGTTTTCACTCTAAAGAAGAGGCAAAGAATGCCAAAATAGAATTTGATAGGGTGCATTCGCAAAATGCTTTGCCAAGTGATGTTTTAGAATT from Campylobacter hepaticus includes:
- the tyrS gene encoding tyrosine--tRNA ligase, giving the protein MDMQKILAELKRGCAEIIDEERIEVLIKNYYEKGENFFVKAGFDPTAPDLHLGHSVVLTKMAFLQKHGAIVQFLIGDFTGQIGDPSGKNVTRKKLDKEQVLINARTYETQVFKILDREKTQIKFNSSWLNELGSAGIVELTSTFSVARMLERDDFTKRFKEQSPISICEFLYPLLQGYDSVVLKSDIEMGGTDQKFNLLMGRQLQRVYNTSKEQAVIMMPLLEGLDGVNKMSKSLNNYIGVTEKANDMYAKILSISDTLMFRYYELLSQKSLEEIAQMQEDIKQGSLHPKKAKEDLALEITQRFHSKEEAKNAKIEFDRVHSQNALPSDVLEFQVQGKIWLAKALVECGLENSTSAARRSIHANAVSIGFEKISDDQMYLDAGEYILQVGKRKFAKLKVKE